In one Winogradskyella sp. MH6 genomic region, the following are encoded:
- a CDS encoding PepSY-like domain-containing protein yields the protein MRTIKILLGAFLVTLMFAFTSVKDKAPQKVREAFAKKFPTAKKVKWEKENATEWEAEFKIDRVEYSANFLEDGTWQETEHEIEEKDVPQNVKTALTSAFPDYEIEEVELSETPQGLVYEFEIEKGKTEIEVAINSSGKIVKQEVNKENSEKEND from the coding sequence ATGAGAACGATAAAAATACTACTTGGTGCCTTTTTGGTAACACTTATGTTTGCTTTTACATCAGTAAAAGATAAGGCACCACAAAAAGTAAGAGAGGCCTTTGCAAAGAAATTTCCAACGGCTAAAAAAGTAAAATGGGAAAAGGAAAATGCCACCGAATGGGAAGCGGAATTTAAAATAGACAGAGTAGAATATTCTGCTAATTTTTTGGAAGATGGCACTTGGCAAGAAACAGAGCATGAGATTGAAGAAAAGGACGTGCCACAGAATGTAAAAACTGCTTTAACATCAGCATTTCCAGATTATGAAATTGAAGAAGTAGAACTATCGGAAACACCTCAAGGTTTGGTTTATGAATTTGAAATTGAAAAAGGCAAAACCGAAATTGAAGTAGCCATTAACTCTTCTGGAAAAATTGTAAAACAAGAAGTTAATAAAGAAAATAGTGAAAAAGAGAATGATTAA
- the eptA gene encoding phosphoethanolamine--lipid A transferase EptA: MPKQLKLKSYALLASLVNLVLYQYPFFKFVLSNNNLKSTSGIMLLISLIVASVILNAFVFYIGLYLLRNVGKWLLALFFNISAIAVYFINTYGIIIDRTMIGNVFNTNYEESSSFLSFGLVLYVLFLGLLPSFFLFKFKIVRPKLKSFLIHTGLTLLFLGVLVFANSTNWLWIDKNSKTLGGLVMPWSYVVNTSRYYSHINKKNKKQILLPDATIKDDEKSIAVLVIGESARSENFSLYGYDKNTNPLLSQIEGLKHFETESCATYTTAGLQCILEHKDTGKLYEILPNYLFRNDVEVIWKTTNWGEPKVIIDNFQNKEMLRKNCEGPDCEYDGILLKGLKDEILASKKNKILVVLHTSTSHGPTYFEKYPKQFEKFTPVCKSVKLANCTQEELINAYNNTILYTDYIVANLIDDLKQLKEYKSTMIFISDHGESLGEKGLYMHGIPASLAPKEQLEIPFIVWTSDNSRKVKENQGHSQHNIFHSVLDFLAIDSPIYEQDMSIFIN, translated from the coding sequence ATGCCAAAACAATTAAAGCTTAAATCCTACGCATTATTAGCTAGTCTTGTTAATCTAGTTCTTTACCAATATCCCTTTTTTAAGTTTGTACTTAGTAACAACAATCTAAAAAGTACAAGTGGCATTATGCTACTTATTAGCCTAATTGTTGCTTCTGTAATCTTAAATGCCTTTGTGTTTTATATAGGGCTTTATCTACTTCGCAATGTTGGCAAATGGCTCCTCGCCTTATTTTTCAATATTAGTGCAATAGCTGTTTATTTTATTAACACCTATGGTATCATTATAGATAGAACCATGATTGGAAATGTCTTTAACACCAATTATGAAGAATCTAGCAGCTTCCTTTCCTTTGGGTTAGTTTTATATGTACTTTTTTTGGGGTTATTACCAAGTTTCTTTCTTTTTAAGTTTAAAATAGTACGTCCAAAACTTAAAAGCTTTTTAATACATACAGGTCTAACCTTATTATTTCTTGGTGTTTTAGTTTTTGCAAACTCTACAAACTGGTTGTGGATTGATAAAAACTCTAAAACTCTTGGCGGATTGGTTATGCCCTGGTCTTATGTTGTGAATACCAGTAGATACTATAGTCATATTAACAAGAAGAATAAAAAACAGATTCTTTTACCTGATGCAACTATAAAAGATGATGAAAAATCAATTGCTGTATTGGTAATTGGTGAGTCTGCCAGAAGCGAAAACTTTTCCTTATATGGTTATGATAAAAACACCAATCCGTTACTATCTCAAATAGAAGGTCTAAAGCATTTTGAAACAGAATCTTGTGCCACATACACCACAGCAGGACTACAATGTATATTAGAACATAAAGACACCGGAAAGCTTTATGAAATACTACCCAATTACTTATTTAGAAATGATGTAGAAGTCATTTGGAAAACCACCAATTGGGGAGAACCTAAAGTGATTATCGATAATTTTCAGAACAAGGAAATGCTAAGGAAAAACTGTGAAGGACCAGATTGCGAATACGATGGCATATTACTTAAGGGTTTAAAAGATGAAATTTTAGCAAGCAAAAAAAATAAAATATTGGTTGTTTTACATACCAGTACGAGCCACGGCCCAACTTATTTCGAAAAATATCCAAAGCAATTTGAAAAATTCACTCCAGTTTGCAAAAGTGTTAAGCTGGCTAATTGTACACAAGAAGAATTAATAAACGCATACAACAACACCATTTTATATACCGATTACATTGTTGCTAATTTAATTGATGATTTAAAGCAATTAAAAGAATACAAAAGCACGATGATTTTCATATCCGACCATGGAGAATCTTTAGGTGAAAAAGGACTTTATATGCATGGAATTCCTGCAAGTTTAGCACCAAAAGAACAGTTAGAAATACCTTTTATTGTTTGGACTTCTGATAACTCAAGAAAGGTTAAAGAAAATCAAGGACACTCACAGCACAATATCTTTCATAGTGTTTTAGATTTTCTGGCTATAGACAGCCCAATTTACGAACAAGATATGAGCATCTTTATAAACTAA